The Marivivens sp. LCG002 genome contains a region encoding:
- a CDS encoding YraN family protein, with product MNGSLAYHAGYAAEASVEREYERRGFTVLARRWRGRGGEIDLILGNADQVVFVEVKKSKSHDRAVAMLGARQLLRIQQTAAEFLGTQAKGQLTPSRFDVALVDGIGAIKIIENVAFA from the coding sequence TTGAACGGGAGCCTTGCCTACCACGCGGGCTATGCGGCCGAGGCGTCGGTCGAGCGGGAGTACGAAAGGCGCGGGTTCACTGTTCTGGCGCGGCGATGGCGTGGACGCGGCGGTGAAATCGACCTCATTCTGGGCAATGCCGATCAGGTTGTTTTCGTCGAGGTCAAGAAAAGCAAAAGCCACGATCGCGCGGTCGCCATGCTCGGGGCGCGGCAACTGCTTCGCATCCAGCAGACCGCAGCCGAGTTCTTGGGCACCCAAGCCAAAGGCCAGCTTACTCCGTCGCGGTTTGATGTTGCTTTGGTCGACGGGATCGGGGCGATCAAGATCATTGAAAACGTGGCTTTCGCCTGA